In one window of Bacillota bacterium DNA:
- the tatA gene encoding twin-arginine translocase TatA/TatE family subunit, which translates to MFNGLFQPTHLILILVVVLIVFGPGKLPEAGKAMGKALRDMRDAFSSEDDEKKEKEQVIVESSDQATKGIDTTKTAASASETTQTTSVNH; encoded by the coding sequence ATGTTTAACGGGCTTTTTCAACCCACCCACCTGATCCTTATTCTGGTGGTCGTCTTGATTGTTTTCGGGCCGGGTAAACTTCCCGAAGCAGGTAAGGCCATGGGCAAAGCATTGCGCGACATGAGAGATGCCTTTTCCAGCGAGGACGATGAAAAAAAAGAAAAGGAACAGGTCATAGTGGAAAGCAGTGACCAAGCGACTAAAGGTATCGACACTACCAAGACAGCGGCATCCGCATCTGAAACAACCCAGACCACCAGTGTAAATCACTAA
- the tatC gene encoding twin-arginine translocase subunit TatC — translation MSKTEELSVVQHLEELRRLLIISIISTVVMAGVSWVFTDQILQILLQPVTSTGKDIVFIGVTEAVMTKIKLAFFTGFLASLPITLWQFWGFIIPALRKLERVYFTVFVFISCLLFIGGVAFGFLVVFRLCIQFLLQYGGSQLIPMLSVGKYISFTLNFLLPFGLIFEMPLASFFLAKLGIISYRTMVKMRKMAIVVSVVIASAVVASPDIFTVLLFAAPMYLLYELSATIVRVVEWMNYRKQAGRAIDLVAPFKKLTRLRKKL, via the coding sequence ATTTCCAAAACTGAAGAATTGTCGGTTGTCCAACACCTGGAAGAACTGCGCCGGCTCTTAATCATATCAATCATCTCTACAGTTGTTATGGCAGGTGTGTCCTGGGTATTCACTGACCAAATACTTCAAATTCTCCTGCAACCGGTTACCAGCACGGGAAAGGATATAGTCTTTATTGGTGTCACAGAAGCGGTAATGACCAAAATAAAGCTGGCTTTTTTCACCGGTTTTTTAGCCTCTCTGCCCATCACCCTCTGGCAGTTCTGGGGGTTTATTATACCCGCGCTGCGCAAGCTGGAACGGGTATACTTCACGGTTTTTGTATTCATTTCTTGCTTACTTTTTATTGGCGGCGTAGCTTTTGGTTTTTTGGTAGTATTTCGCCTCTGCATTCAATTTTTGCTGCAGTACGGCGGAAGCCAGCTCATACCCATGCTTAGCGTGGGAAAATACATTTCATTTACTCTCAATTTTTTACTACCCTTCGGTCTGATCTTTGAAATGCCCCTGGCCAGCTTCTTCTTAGCCAAATTGGGAATTATTTCATACCGGACCATGGTCAAAATGCGCAAAATGGCAATTGTTGTATCGGTGGTTATCGCCTCTGCTGTGGTGGCATCCCCCGACATATTCACCGTGCTTCTTTTTGCAGCCCCCATGTATCTCTTATACGAGCTCAGTGCTACCATCGTCCGGGTTGTGGAATGGATGAACTACCGCAAACAGGCCGGCAGAGCCATTGACCTGGTAGCACCGTTTAAAAAACTGACCAGGTTACGCAAAAAATTATAG
- a CDS encoding ATP-binding protein yields the protein MEDLSQHMLDLAFNSLEAGCTDLQICIREDLKSNILEFMVRDNGHGIDRGDMEKVLDPFFTTKEKARVGLGISLLKEAVERCDGIFKIDSLPRVGTCVYAVFTRDHVDRAPLGDMTGTIISLITAGGDMEMVYHHEFNRRQFYFSTEELKLSLEGISIQTTAVLVWLEEYLSKEIKALRRGKNEKFGRAG from the coding sequence CAGCATATGCTTGATCTTGCTTTTAATTCCCTGGAGGCAGGCTGTACAGACCTGCAAATTTGTATTCGGGAAGATCTTAAGTCCAATATTTTGGAATTTATGGTGCGGGATAACGGTCACGGTATAGACCGGGGAGATATGGAAAAAGTGCTGGATCCCTTTTTTACCACTAAGGAGAAAGCGCGAGTGGGCCTTGGTATTTCTTTGCTCAAGGAGGCTGTGGAAAGATGTGACGGTATTTTTAAGATTGATTCCCTGCCGAGAGTAGGGACTTGCGTATATGCCGTTTTTACCCGTGACCACGTGGACAGGGCCCCTTTGGGTGATATGACGGGTACAATAATTTCTCTGATTACAGCTGGCGGGGATATGGAAATGGTTTACCACCATGAATTTAACCGAAGGCAATTTTACTTCAGCACGGAAGAACTTAAGCTGTCCTTGGAGGGTATTTCCATACAAACCACGGCAGTACTGGTTTGGTTAGAAGAGTATTTAAGCAAGGAAATTAAAGCGTTAAGGAGGGGTAAAAATGAAAAGTTTGGCAGAGCTGGATAA
- a CDS encoding (2Fe-2S) ferredoxin domain-containing protein — MKSLAELDKLRDTLQQEMKARQGEHDVSIAVSMGTCGIAAGAREVVKVLLNELKEQELSYVALTQTSCVGLCRQEPLLEVKMGDEKVIYVNVDQEKAKEIVRRHLMRGEIIKEWTAS; from the coding sequence ATGAAAAGTTTGGCAGAGCTGGATAAGCTGCGAGATACACTCCAGCAGGAAATGAAGGCCAGGCAGGGTGAACACGATGTTTCCATTGCTGTAAGCATGGGCACATGCGGCATTGCTGCCGGGGCGCGGGAAGTGGTCAAAGTACTGCTCAATGAGCTTAAAGAACAGGAGTTAAGCTATGTGGCCCTCACTCAGACCAGTTGTGTGGGGCTTTGCCGGCAGGAGCCGCTGCTGGAAGTTAAGATGGGAGATGAAAAAGTAATTTACGTCAATGTGGATCAGGAAAAGGCCAAGGAGATTGTAAGGCGGCACTTGATGAGAGGAGAAATTATTAAGGAGTGGACGGCTTCTTAG
- a CDS encoding 4Fe-4S dicluster domain-containing protein — MSKAVLVDITKCVGCGSCGVACKMWNNLEYRKESPMLGKDSKLDAENWTNIKLVETETGAEKQSVWRFVKNQCLHCEEPACVSACFSKALQKTKSGPVVYHTNLCVGCRYCMLACPFDIPKYEWGKVIPRIRKCQMCPGRIKEGNSPACTEVCPTNALTFGEHKDLLKQARATINNNNKKYVQHIFGEKEAGGTAWLYISDVPFKELGFRTDVTTQAVPYYTESIMHLTPAVGLTWGALLTGMYVYNRRRNTIANEENDNKKGK; from the coding sequence TTGTCAAAGGCTGTTTTAGTTGATATCACCAAGTGCGTGGGGTGCGGCAGCTGCGGGGTAGCCTGCAAAATGTGGAACAACCTGGAGTACCGTAAAGAATCCCCTATGTTGGGCAAGGACTCCAAACTGGACGCAGAAAATTGGACCAACATTAAGCTGGTGGAAACGGAAACAGGAGCGGAAAAGCAAAGCGTCTGGCGGTTTGTAAAGAACCAGTGCCTGCATTGTGAAGAGCCCGCCTGTGTATCTGCCTGTTTTTCCAAGGCACTGCAAAAAACCAAGTCAGGCCCGGTTGTTTACCATACCAATTTGTGCGTGGGCTGCCGGTACTGCATGCTTGCCTGTCCCTTTGATATACCCAAATACGAGTGGGGTAAAGTAATCCCCCGTATTCGCAAATGTCAAATGTGCCCGGGCAGAATTAAAGAGGGTAATTCACCTGCATGCACCGAGGTTTGCCCCACCAATGCCCTTACTTTCGGCGAACATAAAGACTTACTTAAACAAGCGCGCGCAACAATCAACAATAATAATAAAAAGTATGTACAACATATTTTTGGCGAAAAAGAAGCCGGGGGCACAGCCTGGCTGTATATTTCGGATGTACCATTTAAGGAACTTGGTTTCCGTACAGATGTTACCACCCAGGCCGTACCCTATTACACGGAAAGCATTATGCACCTTACACCTGCCGTAGGACTTACCTGGGGAGCGCTATTAACCGGGATGTACGTTTATAACAGGCGTCGGAATACCATCGCCAATGAAGAAAACGATAACAAGAAAGGTAAGTGA
- a CDS encoding 2Fe-2S iron-sulfur cluster binding domain-containing protein, whose translation MSSINLTIDDMQLQVEPGTTVLQAARQAGIRIPTLCYLEEINEIGACRICLVEVQGARTLQASCVTPVSEGMVVRTNTAEVRRVRKMNLELIMSNHPQECLTCPRSTNCELQQLASELGITEIKFAGEMSSYEPDYSSASLVRDPRKCILCRRCTSVCENVQKVNAIGPQERGFNTIVAPAFLEPLGDVSCVNCGQCALVCPTAAIHEKDQTAEVWKVLADPQKHVVVQTAPAVRVSIGEMFGLQPGSVETGRLVAALRRLGFDRVFDTDFTADLTIMEEGSELLQRIKEGGKLPLVTSCSPGWIKYIEHFYPEMLPHLSTCKSPQQMFGALAKSYYAELAGIDAADIFVVSIMPCTAKKFEAGRDEMADSGQQDVDVVLTTRELGKMLREAGIEFSALAEEEYDAPLGMSTGAGVIFGSTGGVMEAALRTAYELVTGETLPALDFHAVRGLEGVKEASVNLNGTTLNAVVAHGLGNAMDILEKVKAGHQYHFIEIMCCPGGCIGGGGQPIPTNREVREKRMAGIYNADQGMALRKSHENPAVQALYKDFLGEPLGHKSHQLLHTHYVSRKRH comes from the coding sequence ATGTCATCCATAAATTTAACCATAGACGACATGCAATTACAGGTAGAACCGGGTACAACCGTACTGCAAGCAGCCAGGCAAGCCGGGATAAGAATTCCCACCCTTTGCTACCTGGAAGAAATAAACGAAATAGGCGCCTGCCGTATTTGCCTGGTGGAAGTGCAGGGAGCACGCACACTGCAGGCCTCCTGCGTGACCCCGGTCAGTGAAGGTATGGTAGTGCGCACCAACACAGCAGAGGTGCGCCGGGTACGAAAAATGAACCTGGAACTGATTATGTCCAACCACCCTCAGGAGTGTCTAACCTGTCCCCGCAGCACCAACTGCGAGTTACAGCAACTGGCCTCGGAGCTGGGCATAACGGAAATTAAATTTGCTGGCGAGATGTCCTCTTATGAACCGGATTATTCCAGTGCCTCGCTGGTGCGTGATCCCCGTAAGTGTATACTGTGCCGGCGGTGCACCAGCGTCTGTGAAAATGTGCAGAAGGTGAATGCCATCGGGCCCCAGGAGCGCGGTTTTAATACCATTGTGGCCCCGGCGTTCCTGGAGCCCCTCGGTGACGTTTCCTGTGTAAATTGCGGGCAGTGCGCACTGGTTTGCCCAACGGCAGCTATCCATGAAAAGGATCAAACAGCTGAAGTCTGGAAGGTACTAGCGGATCCGCAAAAGCACGTGGTGGTTCAGACAGCTCCGGCTGTGCGGGTAAGCATAGGCGAAATGTTCGGCCTGCAGCCGGGCAGCGTGGAAACGGGGAGACTGGTGGCGGCGCTCAGAAGGCTGGGTTTTGATAGAGTGTTTGATACTGATTTTACCGCTGACCTGACCATAATGGAAGAGGGTAGTGAACTGCTGCAGAGGATTAAAGAGGGAGGAAAATTACCCCTGGTAACGTCGTGCAGCCCGGGCTGGATAAAGTATATTGAACATTTTTACCCGGAAATGCTGCCGCACCTTTCTACCTGTAAGTCACCCCAGCAAATGTTCGGGGCACTGGCTAAATCATATTATGCCGAGCTGGCAGGAATTGATGCGGCCGATATTTTTGTAGTTTCTATTATGCCATGTACGGCCAAGAAATTTGAGGCGGGCAGGGATGAAATGGCGGACAGCGGGCAGCAGGATGTGGACGTGGTGCTCACCACCAGAGAGCTGGGCAAAATGCTGAGAGAAGCGGGAATTGAATTCAGTGCTCTGGCAGAAGAAGAATACGATGCTCCCCTGGGTATGTCCACAGGTGCCGGTGTTATTTTCGGATCAACAGGCGGGGTTATGGAAGCGGCCCTACGTACAGCTTATGAGCTGGTAACGGGAGAAACACTGCCTGCGCTGGATTTCCATGCAGTACGCGGCCTGGAAGGCGTAAAGGAGGCCTCGGTGAACCTTAATGGAACCACGTTAAATGCTGTGGTGGCCCACGGCCTCGGTAATGCAATGGATATACTGGAAAAAGTCAAAGCAGGGCACCAGTATCACTTTATTGAGATTATGTGCTGTCCCGGGGGATGTATAGGCGGGGGAGGTCAGCCTATTCCCACTAACCGGGAAGTGAGGGAGAAAAGAATGGCCGGCATTTATAATGCGGATCAGGGTATGGCCCTTCGCAAATCACATGAAAACCCGGCGGTGCAGGCTTTGTACAAGGATTTCCTGGGTGAGCCGCTGGGACATAAATCCCATCAACTTTTGCACACTCATTATGTGTCGAGGAAGAGGCACTAA
- the nuoF gene encoding NADH-quinone oxidoreductase subunit NuoF, with amino-acid sequence MEMYRSHVLVCAGAGCISSDCKSVQQALLANINDLRLDNEVKVVETGCMGPCDLGPVVMVFPDGVFYRKLKPEDTREIVNEHLLKGKVVTRLLHTPVGSTEKVTSINELEFFQRQTRIALRNTGLINPESVEEYIARDGYRALGKALSQMTPEEVVITIKESGLRGRGGAGFPTGLKWQFTAAAPGSPKYVVCNADEGDPGAFMDRSILEGDPHSVLEAMAICGYAIGADKGYIYVRAEYPLAVERLELAISKGREYGLLGENMFGTGFSFDVEIRVGAGAFVCGEETALLASIEGQRGEPRPKPPFPAQEGLWGKPTVINNVETLANIAQIILNGAPWYASMGTEKSKGTKVFALAGKVNNTGLVEVPMGTTLRDIIFDIGGGINGGKKFKAVQTGGPSGGCIPEAYLDTPVDYDSLNELGTIMGSGGMIIVDEDTCMVDLAKFFLDFVQDESCGKCAPCRIGTKRMLEILERITSGQGREGDIELLEELSYGIKNSALCGLGQTAPNPVLSTLRYFRHEYEAHIRDHKCPASACPELLTYYIDPRACKGCGVCSKACPSDAVLGEKKKPHTIDLNKCIKCGTCKQKCKFDAVITV; translated from the coding sequence ATGGAAATGTATAGGTCCCACGTGCTTGTTTGTGCCGGGGCCGGCTGCATATCTTCAGATTGCAAGTCGGTTCAGCAGGCATTACTGGCCAACATAAATGACCTCAGGTTGGATAATGAAGTGAAGGTTGTGGAGACCGGGTGTATGGGGCCCTGTGACTTGGGCCCTGTGGTAATGGTCTTTCCAGATGGCGTCTTTTACCGGAAACTAAAGCCCGAGGATACGCGAGAAATAGTAAATGAGCACCTTTTAAAGGGTAAGGTGGTCACCAGGCTATTGCATACTCCCGTAGGCAGCACAGAAAAAGTCACTAGCATCAATGAACTGGAATTTTTCCAGCGTCAAACCCGTATAGCACTGCGCAATACCGGGTTGATTAACCCGGAATCGGTGGAAGAATATATTGCCCGTGACGGGTACCGTGCGCTGGGCAAGGCGCTGTCACAGATGACGCCTGAAGAGGTGGTAATCACCATCAAGGAATCCGGCCTGCGGGGCCGCGGGGGAGCGGGTTTTCCCACCGGGCTGAAGTGGCAATTTACAGCTGCAGCGCCGGGGAGTCCCAAGTATGTGGTTTGTAATGCCGACGAGGGGGATCCCGGTGCATTCATGGACCGCAGTATTTTGGAGGGGGATCCGCATTCTGTGCTGGAAGCCATGGCCATTTGCGGCTATGCCATTGGCGCGGACAAGGGGTACATATACGTGCGGGCTGAATACCCACTGGCAGTGGAACGTCTGGAACTGGCTATTAGTAAAGGGCGGGAATACGGACTGCTGGGGGAAAATATGTTCGGGACCGGCTTTAGCTTTGACGTGGAGATAAGAGTGGGTGCCGGGGCCTTTGTATGTGGGGAGGAGACTGCACTTTTGGCTTCCATTGAGGGCCAGCGTGGTGAGCCCCGCCCCAAGCCGCCTTTCCCTGCCCAGGAGGGGTTATGGGGCAAGCCCACTGTAATCAACAATGTTGAAACCCTGGCTAACATTGCGCAAATTATTTTGAACGGGGCACCCTGGTATGCATCCATGGGAACGGAAAAGAGTAAGGGTACCAAGGTCTTTGCCCTGGCCGGTAAAGTAAATAATACCGGTCTGGTGGAAGTCCCTATGGGAACTACGCTGCGAGATATTATCTTTGACATCGGCGGGGGCATCAACGGTGGTAAAAAGTTCAAGGCGGTGCAAACCGGCGGTCCTTCCGGGGGGTGTATCCCCGAAGCATACCTGGATACCCCGGTGGATTACGATTCTTTAAATGAACTGGGCACCATCATGGGTTCCGGCGGCATGATTATTGTGGATGAAGATACTTGTATGGTGGATTTGGCCAAGTTCTTTTTGGATTTTGTCCAGGATGAGTCTTGTGGTAAGTGCGCGCCCTGCCGCATAGGCACCAAGCGCATGCTGGAAATACTGGAGCGTATTACTTCCGGACAGGGCCGGGAAGGCGATATTGAGCTGCTGGAAGAGCTGAGTTACGGTATCAAGAATTCGGCTTTATGCGGCCTGGGTCAAACCGCGCCTAACCCGGTATTAAGCACGCTGCGCTATTTCCGGCATGAGTATGAAGCTCATATAAGGGACCATAAGTGCCCTGCCTCCGCTTGTCCGGAGCTGCTTACTTATTATATTGATCCCAGGGCGTGCAAGGGCTGCGGCGTGTGCAGCAAAGCCTGCCCGTCAGATGCTGTTCTGGGCGAAAAGAAAAAGCCGCATACTATTGACCTGAACAAGTGCATCAAGTGCGGCACGTGCAAGCAGAAGTGTAAGTTTGATGCTGTGATAACTGTATAG
- a CDS encoding hydrogenase — translation MDEQLKLEKKVTRRSFLKMMGGLGLAGITANIGTGVANAAQNGSGQGWLPEQYQSAGTWPTQVRGRIPISPNNPSITRDNQKCILCGQCLEVCQNTQTVFGHYDLPIVDDIVCINCGQCALWCPTAAITECDDTAKVMQAIQDPDKYVIVQTAPATRVALGEEFGLEPGTFVMGQQVAGLKRLGFDSVFDTNFTADLTIMEEATELIKRIKGDIKKPLPQFTSCSPGWVKFCEYFYPDLFPNMSTCKSPQQMLGALAKTYFAKQKGIAPEKIYSVAIMPCTAKKFEIQRPEMNSSGHYWDKSSLRDMDAVLTTRELARMLKQKNIDLPSLPEEKYDPLLGEGTGGALIFGATGGVMEAAVRGAYFFITEQQPPAGLLKLTPVRGLDGVKEAAVDVPGVGTVKVAVCHGMKNGRKVLDAVRKGEAPYHFIEFMSCPGGCIGGGGQPRSAVPPSDEVRMKRIASIYKADARMKHREAHENAEVLKLYQDFLEHPMSHLAEELLHTKYTDRGKRFNQLKA, via the coding sequence ATGGACGAACAGCTCAAGCTGGAAAAAAAAGTTACCAGGCGATCCTTCCTCAAAATGATGGGAGGGCTGGGATTAGCCGGTATTACGGCTAATATAGGTACTGGAGTGGCCAACGCAGCCCAAAATGGCAGTGGACAAGGCTGGCTTCCGGAGCAATACCAATCCGCGGGTACCTGGCCTACTCAAGTACGAGGACGTATACCTATATCTCCGAACAACCCCTCCATTACCAGGGATAACCAAAAATGCATACTGTGCGGGCAATGTCTTGAAGTCTGCCAAAACACCCAGACAGTTTTCGGGCATTATGATCTTCCCATTGTAGACGATATTGTCTGCATCAACTGCGGTCAATGTGCCCTCTGGTGCCCCACCGCGGCCATCACAGAATGTGATGATACCGCCAAGGTAATGCAGGCCATACAAGATCCGGATAAATACGTAATCGTGCAAACAGCACCCGCCACCAGGGTGGCACTGGGCGAGGAATTCGGATTGGAACCGGGCACTTTTGTGATGGGCCAGCAGGTGGCCGGTCTGAAACGCCTGGGATTTGACTCGGTATTCGACACCAACTTCACGGCAGACCTAACCATCATGGAGGAAGCAACAGAGCTTATCAAACGCATTAAAGGTGATATTAAGAAACCACTGCCCCAATTTACTTCCTGCAGTCCCGGTTGGGTAAAATTCTGTGAATATTTCTATCCCGATTTGTTTCCAAATATGTCCACGTGTAAGTCACCGCAGCAAATGCTGGGTGCACTGGCCAAAACATATTTTGCCAAACAAAAAGGCATTGCCCCGGAAAAGATTTATTCCGTAGCCATCATGCCCTGCACGGCCAAGAAATTTGAGATTCAGCGGCCCGAAATGAACAGCAGCGGCCATTATTGGGACAAGTCTTCCCTGCGTGACATGGATGCGGTATTAACCACCAGGGAACTGGCCCGCATGTTAAAGCAAAAGAACATAGACCTGCCGTCCCTGCCGGAAGAAAAGTACGACCCTCTGCTTGGTGAAGGCACAGGCGGCGCATTAATCTTCGGGGCCACCGGAGGAGTTATGGAAGCGGCGGTGCGGGGCGCGTATTTCTTTATCACCGAGCAACAGCCCCCCGCCGGATTGCTGAAATTGACCCCGGTGCGCGGCCTGGATGGCGTCAAAGAAGCCGCCGTGGATGTACCCGGTGTGGGAACAGTGAAGGTAGCAGTTTGCCACGGTATGAAAAACGGCCGTAAGGTGTTGGATGCCGTACGCAAAGGCGAAGCACCCTACCACTTTATTGAGTTCATGTCCTGCCCCGGAGGCTGTATAGGCGGAGGCGGGCAGCCAAGGTCCGCGGTACCACCCTCTGATGAAGTACGAATGAAGCGCATAGCCAGTATATATAAAGCTGATGCCCGTATGAAACACCGGGAGGCCCATGAAAACGCAGAAGTACTAAAGCTTTACCAGGATTTTCTGGAGCACCCCATGAGCCACCTGGCCGAAGAACTCTTACACACCAAGTATACGGACCGGGGAAAGAGATTCAACCAGCTAAAAGCTTAA
- a CDS encoding LysR family transcriptional regulator: protein MNIKQLEVFLLIAQLRNFTRAASQLNTSQPAVSSQVKALEEELNIKLFERSDKKVVLTEAGRLLYPIAMQMMRQYNKIRAGIDDLREVKAGHLMLGSTPVAGEWLLPLIMGGFREQYPGITVSQQIGGSLQVSQWLKNQEVEIGILGTPVKAEGVECEPWITNQLAIITPPWHPLKGKDVPLTALTSESIVVQEPGSGARQTVERQFLEHNVTLDQFSSSLELGSAQAVINAVRQGLGISIVSRWAAGELLANGSLGEVTVPGIKLSYNLYLAWNRPDKESLASKAFRAFVTNEEITQRFISNMAGLGKASLDSAAEE, encoded by the coding sequence TTGAATATAAAGCAACTGGAAGTATTCCTTTTAATTGCGCAGCTCAGGAACTTTACCAGGGCGGCATCACAACTCAATACCAGCCAGCCCGCGGTAAGCTCTCAGGTTAAAGCGCTGGAAGAAGAACTGAACATTAAGCTTTTTGAGCGCTCCGATAAAAAGGTGGTCCTCACCGAGGCGGGTAGACTTCTATATCCCATCGCAATGCAAATGATGCGCCAGTATAACAAGATTCGCGCCGGGATTGATGACTTAAGGGAAGTTAAAGCCGGTCACCTGATGCTGGGCTCCACCCCCGTGGCTGGAGAATGGCTCCTACCGCTAATTATGGGAGGCTTTCGCGAGCAGTACCCCGGCATCACGGTAAGCCAGCAAATAGGGGGCAGCTTACAAGTATCCCAGTGGCTAAAGAACCAGGAAGTGGAGATTGGCATCCTTGGTACCCCGGTAAAGGCCGAAGGAGTGGAATGCGAACCCTGGATAACCAACCAGCTGGCTATAATTACTCCGCCGTGGCATCCTCTCAAGGGAAAAGATGTACCTTTAACAGCTTTGACCAGCGAGTCCATCGTGGTGCAGGAACCAGGGTCCGGAGCAAGGCAGACAGTGGAAAGACAGTTTTTGGAACACAACGTAACCCTGGACCAGTTTTCCAGCAGCCTTGAACTGGGCAGCGCCCAGGCTGTAATCAATGCCGTGCGCCAGGGTCTGGGCATCAGTATAGTATCCCGCTGGGCAGCCGGCGAACTTCTGGCCAATGGCTCCCTCGGTGAAGTGACCGTTCCCGGCATTAAGCTCAGCTACAACCTCTACCTGGCCTGGAACAGGCCCGACAAGGAAAGCCTGGCCTCCAAAGCCTTTCGCGCCTTTGTTACCAACGAGGAAATAACCCAGCGATTTATAAGTAATATGGCAGGCTTAGGCAAAGCATCCCTGGACTCCGCTGCAGAGGAATAA
- the hybB gene encoding Ni/Fe-hydrogenase cytochrome b subunit, whose protein sequence is MAAKNWSFRMTPTRAVLMALAAIGGALMVYRLVVGLGPTTNLSDEWPWGMWIGFDVLTGVALAGGGYSTCLLVNIMGIKKFAPIARAALLTSLIGYLLVMVGLFLDIGRWFNFWRPFVSWGHTSILFEVFWCVSLYTTVQLLEFGEIATEKVGKRWHNIFKKILPVLLIVGVLLPTLHQSSLGSLYVIEVGKLYPLWWSLLLPIFFLMSSFFVGPAMVSLESLLSSRATGHKPEYNVLQSLIKIAGYMMLVYLVLKIGDLFYRGAAGLVFAGNLEGNMFLLEMIAGIIIPLIICFTPKLRNSKAGLATFSVLVVAGVIINRMNVVFTGMSDYIGGSYFPSAIEWLVSIGLVAMGVLGYLFIVENFNIVPKEHHEVHEETDAVRHTA, encoded by the coding sequence ATGGCCGCAAAAAATTGGAGTTTCAGAATGACTCCCACAAGGGCAGTTTTAATGGCCCTGGCTGCAATAGGCGGTGCACTAATGGTGTACAGGCTGGTAGTGGGTCTAGGACCAACCACTAATCTTAGCGACGAATGGCCCTGGGGCATGTGGATCGGTTTTGACGTACTAACCGGTGTAGCACTGGCCGGCGGCGGTTACAGCACCTGCCTTTTAGTAAACATTATGGGCATTAAAAAATTCGCGCCCATTGCCAGAGCCGCTTTATTAACTTCACTAATTGGCTACTTGCTGGTTATGGTGGGCCTTTTCCTGGACATCGGCCGCTGGTTCAACTTCTGGCGCCCGTTTGTTTCGTGGGGTCACACCAGCATATTATTTGAAGTATTCTGGTGTGTATCACTTTACACCACGGTTCAATTACTGGAGTTCGGTGAAATCGCCACCGAGAAAGTAGGCAAGCGCTGGCACAACATCTTTAAGAAGATACTGCCTGTTCTTTTGATCGTCGGCGTATTACTACCGACCCTGCACCAATCATCACTGGGATCGCTGTACGTTATTGAGGTCGGCAAACTCTACCCCTTATGGTGGTCTTTGCTGCTGCCAATATTTTTCCTGATGTCATCTTTCTTTGTGGGACCGGCCATGGTCAGCCTGGAAAGTCTTCTATCCAGCAGGGCCACCGGGCACAAGCCGGAATATAACGTTCTGCAGTCTTTAATCAAAATAGCAGGTTACATGATGCTGGTTTACCTGGTGCTAAAGATTGGTGACTTATTCTACCGCGGAGCAGCGGGGCTTGTATTTGCAGGTAACCTGGAAGGCAACATGTTCCTGTTGGAAATGATCGCCGGTATCATTATACCTTTAATTATTTGTTTTACCCCCAAACTACGCAACAGCAAGGCCGGCTTGGCCACCTTTAGTGTGCTGGTAGTGGCCGGAGTAATTATCAACCGTATGAACGTGGTATTTACCGGTATGTCGGACTATATCGGAGGCTCCTACTTCCCGTCGGCCATAGAATGGCTGGTAAGTATCGGCCTGGTTGCCATGGGAGTCCTCGGCTACCTGTTTATAGTTGAAAACTTTAACATCGTTCCCAAGGAACACCACGAAGTCCATGAAGAAACAGATGCCGTACGGCATACTGCTTAA